The genomic region ATGATGCCGTCCCGCAGTAGCACCAGCGCGGTGGCCGCGTGGCCGGGGTCCGGGTGCCCCGCCTCGGTCAGCCGGTCGCGCAGCCCGTCGTGGAACCAGCCGCGGTGCTCTCGCACGACCGCCCGCACCGCGGACCGCGGGTCCGGGTACTCCGCGGCCGCGTTGAGGAAGGCGCAGCCCCGGAAGCCGGGGCCGCAGCTGGCCTTGGCGAACGCGCCGAGCATGGTGTGCACCGCCTCGACCGGCCTCTGGCCGGCCATGGCCGCCTCGACGCCGCCGCGGATCTGCTCGTCCTGCGCGCGCAGGTAGGCCACCACCAGGTCTTCCTTGGTGGGGAAGTGCCGGTAGAAGGTGGCCCTGGTCACCGAGGCGTCCTTGACCAGCCGGTCCACCCCGATGGCC from Crossiella sp. CA-258035 harbors:
- a CDS encoding TetR/AcrR family transcriptional regulator, coding for MSTDAKVSAPRERLLATASELFYAEGIQAIGVDRLVKDASVTRATFYRHFPTKEDLVVAYLRAQDEQIRGGVEAAMAGQRPVEAVHTMLGAFAKASCGPGFRGCAFLNAAAEYPDPRSAVRAVVREHRGWFHDGLRDRLTEAGHPDPGHAATALVLLRDGIMSGGYLDQPADVQSTVDRLVDGVLAGSC